CAATCCTACCCCTCCTGATCACTGACTTTGCCTTTGCTGACTTTGCCTTAGTTGGACCCCATCTTCCAGGGACTGGAAAGAAGACTGGGCCCTTGGACCTTCCGAGCTGAGCCTGCTAGGGCTGAGCGGCAACAGTCTCTCAAAGAAGTTGAGGAGCTGCCCAGGGCAGAACCCTGGAGTTCATGACCACCCCTGACTCCTCTCACCTTCTTACCCTTCCAGTGGCAGCAGAAAGCAAAAGCAGCTGACTGGGAAGGTCAAAAGACCTTGGACCAGAAGGGATCTTTGGAAGGGAGTGGAATCTTGCTCTCCCTTAGCAGTCCCTTCTCCTGGGATTTCTCCTTCTCAGCTGGAGTGAAGAACACAGTTCTCCACTGTCCATCTAAACTGCCTTCTAAGCTCAAATCACCTGCCCACTCGTGTTTATTTTGCAGTTCAGGGGGTAACGTGTATGTGTGCACATCCCATGCTGCTGTGTCTCAGGAAGGGCTAGAGTGTGTATCactcctgtcctctccctgcctAAGACTTGACCTGGGGAATCTGTGTTCCGTTTATTGTTGCTGTCTCTGGAGATTCTGGGAGGGTGTGGTGGTGGAGACCCTCTCCTTCTTCATGTTGACCTTTGCTTTGATCCCAGAACTTCAGAGCTGACTTGCTGACACAGAGCCTGCCAGGGCCGGGGGCGCGGGAGTGAGGAGCAGAGGTGAACTGGGGAGGATTCTGAGGCTAAAAGTGGAAAGGGGCTGCTGACTAGAAAGCCCCACAAAGGGGACTGAGTCAGCTGGAGATTCAGAGCACTCGCTTAGCCCTTGCTCTGTCCAGGAGCCCAGAAAAATCTCTCAACTTTTCTAATTTCCAAAAAGTTCCTTCATTTGTGCTCCTCAAGCACCAAATTACCATGGCTGGAAGGACAGGGCTTGTTGACGGAAGAGACCAAGCCCCCTTCCCAAGGAATAAAGATGAAGGCTCCTGGAACCATCTTAACCCATTAACCCACCTGCTATCTGCCCAGTGTCAGgtacagggggagggggagatgtaGTAATGCAGGAAAATTGTGCTCACATACCAAAAAGGTGCATCCCGATGAGCCTGGAATCTGAGGACAGCTACAGCTGTGCctcttccctgcttcccttcccGGAGGAGCTGGAGGATGGGGAATTCCTGAGGTTGGGCCCCAGTGGGCCTGAGGAAGTGATGGGAATACCAGGGACCCAGCCTGTATCTTGGTCACCTAAGCCTCACCAAATAGCCTTTCCGAGGAAGAGATCTTTAGGGTGCTGGACTAGGGCACCAGCCCAGGAGGAGAAGCCTCCCCTCCCAAGATGGTCATTGCAACATGAGGTCCACGGGAGCCTCTGTGGCAGCTCCGGCCCCGCCTACTGTTCCTGGGTGCTAATCCCCAGCACAGACCACTCAGGAGAGGGGATTGGCTGAGGAGCTTGAAGAGGGGGCGTCGCCACTATCGCGCCCAAGAGTTAAATAGGGGCTGGGGCAAGACGCTCCGGAGAAGCACTGTTTCCCGGGTTCCCCAGCCAGACCATGACCCAGACCCTCAAGCTCGCTTCCAGAGTGTTCCATCGCGTCCGCTGCCCTCCTGAGCTGGGCGCCTCACTGGGCTCCAGAGGCTCGGAGTCAGCGCCCCGGGGCTTGGCGGACATCCCAGGCCCCTCCACGCTGGGCTTCCTTGCTGAACTTTTCTGCAAGGGGGGACTGTCACGGCTACACGAGCTTCAGGTAGAGGGCACCGTTCTCGGGACTGAAAGCTGGGGAGGTTGGCTTTAACAACACCCTAGTGCAGAACGTAGGAGGGAGGGCCAGTGAGAACAGATGCCCATGAATTATGGAAAAGACAAGTTGGGACTGGGGTCGGTGGTTCGCCAGGGGCGGAGTCTGTCCCAACACCCAGCAGAGGAGTGCGTTCAGAAAGCGCCTTCTCGCTGTGCAGAATTCTGGAGACTCGGTAGATCCAGGACAAGTGCGCGGGAGGCACGTTTGGCTTCAAGTTAGTGCGCTCCTGTACATTCAGTGGAGGCTTGTCCTGAGATGGACAGCCCACGTGAGGAACCTTTAGGGGTTTCTCCGCCCAGGTGACCAAAGAGAGATCCAGAATGTCAGCTTTGCACCAAGTCCTTCCTCCccgcccgcgccccccccccccgccagcccCCCGTTTTGCCAATCACACTCAAACTTCCTAGGGATGGGAAatgagggaaagaggaggaggggttTGCAGCATCAGAACCTTACACTGCTTGAGAGCAGAAGCTCCCTCTTTCTAACCCCAAACGACGCCCTTGGCGTTGGCACGAGCCGAGGTGGCAGTTGCCGTCCCGGGTCTCCAGTGCCCGCTGCTCCTGTACTCCCAGGTGCAGGGCGCCGCGCGCTTTGGGCCGGTGTGGTTGGCCAGCTTCGGGACGGTGCGCACTGTGTACGTGGCGACCCCTACACTCGTCGAGCAGCTGCTACGACAGGAGGGACCCTGGCCCGAACGCTGCAGCTTCTCACCCTGGGCGGAGCACCGTCGCCGCCGCCAGCGGGCTTGCGGACTGCTCACCGCGTGAGtcctctggctccaaagccccgACGCCCAGCTGCGTTCCTCTTTTGTGGCCGGTCTGGAGGCAGTCTGGGGATGTGGAGGGAGGTCGGTCGTTTCCCCCAACCTTCTGGCAAATCGAGGTTTCCACCCCAGTCTGTTTCGCCCAAGCTCAGGTAGAGCCCGGCTCTCGCCTCGCTTTCCgctctttttcttttgaagccAGAATCCTGGGAACTCACGGAAGGGGTTGAGGCACCAGGATCTAGATGTAAAGTAAGATTCTGTGACTCAGCTTACCCAGGAACCCAGGCCCCTCCGGGGCAGGAAATGAGTAACgaggagtgggggaggagggtggatgGAAAGCGGGTGCAGGCAGGGGCAGGTTTCTGTACCCCCAAGGGAACAGACGCAGTCTCCCTCCTGGCCACCCCAGCCCAACACGCTCCTTCTCAAGCGCTGCCAGCCCCGTCGGGCCGCCTCTACACACCACCGTCTGCCTTGATGCGCCCCTTCTCCGCACCCCCGCAGGGAAGGCGAAGAATGGCAGAGGCTCCGCAGCCTCCTGGCCCCGCTCCTCCTCCGGCCTCAGGCGGCCGCCCGCTATGCCGGGACCCTGCACGACGTGGTCGGTGACCTTGTGAGGCGACTGCGGCGCCAGCGGGGACTGGACGCTGGGCCGCCCGCCCTGGTTCGAGACGTGGCAGGAGAGTTTTACAAGTTTGGACTAGAAGGTGAGTCCCTAGACAGGGGCAAGTGTAGGAGGCACCCGGTCCAGGTCTCCCGGTGCCCTGACAGCGCCCCCTCCCGGCCAGGCATCGCTGCGGTGCTGCTGGGTTCCCGCCTCGGCTGCCTGGAGGCCGAAGTGCCGCCAGACACAGAGACCTTCATCCGCGCGGTGAGATCGGTGTTTGTGTCCACACTGTTGACCATGGCGATGCCCGGTTGGCTGCACCGCCTCGTGCCCGGACCCTGGGGCCGCCTCTGCCGAGACTGGGACCAGATGTTTGCATTTGGTAAAGCACAGAAATGAAGTAGGAGTGGGGGAGCATAGAGCTGTTCAGCGGTAGTGAGGCGTCCCTGTCCCCTGTGCCCGCAGCCCAGCAGCACGTGGAGCGGCGAGAGGCCGAAGTAGCCATGAGGAGCCAGGGAAAGTCTGAGGGGGACACGGGATTTGGGGCGCACCTGACCTACTTCCTGTTCCGGGAAGAGTTGCCTGCCCCGTCCATCCTAGGGAATGTGACAGAGCTGCTGCTAGCTGGAGTGGACACGGTGAGGTCCTCCCTCCATGTTGGGAGTCCCACTTCCGCAGCTTAACCTCCTCAATCTCAGGAGCCATTTTCCTGCTGCAGGGGATCCATTATGGTCCTCCAGGCCAGCTTGGTTTAGCACCTCCTGGGTTCCAGACTGCCTCAGATTCTGCCCCCTATGCTGGGTCCCTACTCTCAACCCCTCTGACGCTCTCACCTGTCCCCTCAGGTGTCCAACACGCTCTCCTGGGCTCTGTATGAACTCTCTCGTCACCCCGAAGTCCAGACGGCACTCCATTCTGAGATCACAGCTGCCCTGGGCCCCGGCTCCAGTGCCCACCCCTCAGCCACTGCTCTGTCGCAAATGCCCCTGCTGAAGGCTGTGATCAAGGAAGTGCTAAGGTGAGGTGGCAGAAGAGGAGAGCTAGAGAAGATgctggggaagggctggggaagCAGCTAGCggatgggagcagggagagagatCAGAGGAAAATGGTACTTTACGCCTGGCCAAGAATGGGTTTGGAAGTTGGGGGGGTGGGCATGAGAGGGAGGCTATAGCCCCCAGCTTCATCTTGTCTCCCTTTTGTGCCCTGCAATCCAGACTGTACCCTGTGGTACCTGGAAATTCCCGTGTCCCAGACAAAGACATTTGTGTGGGTGAATATATTATCCCCAAAAATGTGAGTAGAGCCTATGGGCCCCTTTTGCTAAGCCACCCCTCACTACCTTGGGACTGTTCCTGTTCTCAAATACTCCCAATAAGCCCTTCAAACCCTCTCCTTGGCCTCAATGCCTCTCTAGGATATAATGGGGCAGTAGAGAAAAGTAGCCCCAGAAAACTTCCACATCACAACCAACCAGAGCCTGCCTTCGTCCCAGTCCAGAGATCCTGTTCTCTACTTCCCTCCTGGCGTTCCTGGGCCCAGATTGACAAGTTTGTGTTCCTCCCTCACCAGACGCTGGTCACCCTGTGTCACTATGCCACTTCAAGGGATCCCGCCCAGTTCCCAGAGCCAAATTCTTTTCGTCCAGCTCGCTGGCTAGGGGATGGCCCAGCCTCCCACCCATTTGCCTCTCTCCCCTTTGGCTTTGGCAAGCGCAGCTGCATGGGGAGACGCCTGGCAGAGCTTGAGCTGCAAATGGCTTTGGCCCAGGTGAGTGATCTAGATCTCCTACCTTCCCCAGACTGGAGCTCTAAAGCCATGAGCTCTTCTCCTGATAGGCATAGGAAAATATATAAGACTTGGGAGACCTAATCCTCTGAAATATGTCAATCCCATCATAGGCCTGGAGGGTGAGTGAGGGTAtttggactatctttttcccTACCACAATCTCTTACCATCATTAACTAAGACATCCCCTACCCGCCACAGGTGCCATTCCAACACTGACCATCCTAACACTAATAATGCCCATTGCCAATCAAGCCCACCATTGTAGACCCCTCCCATAGTGATAgccttcctcctccctttccagATCTTGATCCACTTTGAGGTGCAGCCTGAGCCAGGTGCTGCCCCAGTCAGACCCATGACCCGGACTGTCCTGGTACCTGAGAGAAGCATCAACCTACAGTTTGTGGACAGATAGTCCCGTGGAAGCACACTGTCATCATCACCGTTTCTCTCATCATAGGGGTTTATCAGGCACAAGACCAAGATATGTGTATTCCCCTGTGGCCTCTCTGACCAAACTGGTTAGAAAGACCATAGCAAAGTGCTTGCAGCAGGCCTGATCGAGGTGTGAAATATGCACTTGGCCTGACCCAGCaagccctgagaaaaccatggtCCATTTGCCTGCTAAGCCCTTCTGGTCAAATCATATGCATCCTTCAAGGGCCAACTCTGATTTTAACTAATCATGCTGGGTGGCCTGAGGAAGAATTCGACCACCGGCCTTTTGGGGCTTCACAGTATTCACTCTTGCTGCTGGCTAAGCACTTATCATGGCATGAGCTAAGTAATTGTGCATCTGGTCTGCACCTGGTTGATCCTCTCTCCTTGCATGTGAGCTCTTTGAGAGGAAGGATGAGGTCTTATTCTGTCTCTATACACCCTGCCAGGGCCTATCCCTGACTGGCTGACACCATATCGATTCTCAGATTGTATTTGGGCAATGTGGCAGAAGGGATAAGCGGCTTACCAGGCTCTGTCTACCCTGCTCCTTCCTCATCTTGCCCCTAGGAAGGTGAGTCTATCCTCACCtggtgtatgatttttaaaaaactctcctTGGCTCTCTGGTCACTATTAGGTTTGGCTT
This genomic stretch from Phocoena phocoena chromosome 11, mPhoPho1.1, whole genome shotgun sequence harbors:
- the CYP27B1 gene encoding 25-hydroxyvitamin D-1 alpha hydroxylase, mitochondrial, producing MTQTLKLASRVFHRVRCPPELGASLGSRGSESAPRGLADIPGPSTLGFLAELFCKGGLSRLHELQVQGAARFGPVWLASFGTVRTVYVATPTLVEQLLRQEGPWPERCSFSPWAEHRRRRQRACGLLTAEGEEWQRLRSLLAPLLLRPQAAARYAGTLHDVVGDLVRRLRRQRGLDAGPPALVRDVAGEFYKFGLEGIAAVLLGSRLGCLEAEVPPDTETFIRAVRSVFVSTLLTMAMPGWLHRLVPGPWGRLCRDWDQMFAFAQQHVERREAEVAMRSQGKSEGDTGFGAHLTYFLFREELPAPSILGNVTELLLAGVDTVSNTLSWALYELSRHPEVQTALHSEITAALGPGSSAHPSATALSQMPLLKAVIKEVLRLYPVVPGNSRVPDKDICVGEYIIPKNTLVTLCHYATSRDPAQFPEPNSFRPARWLGDGPASHPFASLPFGFGKRSCMGRRLAELELQMALAQILIHFEVQPEPGAAPVRPMTRTVLVPERSINLQFVDR